A region of Lepeophtheirus salmonis chromosome 13, UVic_Lsal_1.4, whole genome shotgun sequence DNA encodes the following proteins:
- the LOC121127909 gene encoding nitric oxide-associated protein 1 isoform X1, protein MFSMLRYFRGSLSIKRRYSYGIEFDDKVLYSSINETIGKYRSLEQKVFHRNLIHENEIRSRKIQMNDLNNVPISLSYVYDGLGTRQGELEDDVGSRKEMDSEEEVDDSIMPFNAHNEIYNLEKNDSDQEFDLFDPNSDRLKTENLLKEDEMFRFGTPNPSIRPSKIPCGGCGAHLHCSDSKMPGYLPSELFEKRILTVCQRCYVLKRYNVALKLNVSPEDYPKTIEHIKNEKEALIVLVVDMADYPSSVWPGILDIIGSNKPIILVGNKIDLLPQDSTNYLQHVEHCMVNGFRTKCSKNDLTFNIVDKVLISAMTGYNVETLIDKIFKNIYSPRNKILSKETRQASIKKIYLIGSTNVGKSSIFNMLMDSDLCKVQAHDKVEKASVTPVPGTTLNLLKFPITRPDPSRMNERTSRLARDASILSVIEKQRMQELIVSKDLKYAAPVGLVGRTFGQDKSINVMDFSFTGGNKVEEILPKRLNPKSHDFADGRWFYDTPGTVSHDQVINLLTQEELQTILPQHTIQPRSFLIRIGQSVLLGGIARLDVVQGPDITKFRHPLRITVFCSSALPINILETCYVEKFIQKYSHQLKVPSANKSRLAKLPKMDFKEFVADSSKQETCVDIVLSSIGWISCFPMRQYAFDLKAWTPGAKGLDLRNPALLPYAYYLRGNRINGTPTFKNEDIFLPK, encoded by the exons atgttttcaatgTTACGGTATTTCCGTGGATCACTTAGTATAAAACGACGTTATTCGTACGGTATTGAGTTTGACGACAAAGTCCTATATAGTTCAATTAATGAAACAATAGGTAAATACCGTTCCCTGGAGCAAAAAGTATTTCATCGTAATTTGATCCATGAAAATGAAATTCGGagtagaaaaattcaaatgaatgaTTTGAATAATGTACCAATTTCACTAAGTTATGTCTATGATGGCCTGGGAACTCGGCAAGGAGAATTGGAAGATGATGTAGGATCCAGAAAGGAAATGGATTCTGAGGAAGAAGTTGATGATTCTATTATGCCCTTTAATGCTcacaatgaaatatataatttagagaAGAACGATTCTGATCAAGAGTTTGATTTATTCGATCCTAATTCTGATCGCTTGaag ACTGAAAATCTGTTGAAGGAAGATGAAATGTTTCGGTTTGGAACTCCTAATCCTTCTATTCGTCCATCTAAAATCCCATGTGGAGGATGTGGAGCTCACTTACACTGTTCTGATTCTAAAATGCCAGGATATCTTCCCTCagagttatttgaaaaaagaatattgacTGTTTGTCAAAGATGCTATGTTCTTAAACGATACAATGTGGCATTAAAACTAAATGTAAGCCCGGAAGATTATCCAAAAACGATAGagcacataaaaaatgaaaaagaggCTCTTATTGTTTTAGTTGTGGACATGGCTGATTATCCATCATCCGTATGGCCTGGGATTCTGGATATCATAG GTTCGAATAAACCTATTATTTTGGTTGGTAATAAGATTGATCTTCTCCCTCAAGACAGTACAAATTACCTACAGCATGTAGAACATTGCATGGTAAATGGTTTTAGGACAAAGTGTAGTAAAAATGatcttacttttaatattgTTGACAAAGTACTCATTAGTGCAATGACGGGATATAATGTTGAGACgctaattgataaaatatttaaaaatatttattctccacggaataaaatattatctaaggAGACTAGACAGGccagcataaaaaaaatatacttgataGGCTCAACAAATGTAGGGAAAAGCTCAATTTTTAATATGCTTATGGATTCGGATCTCTGTAAAGTACAGGCTCATGATAAAGTCGAGAAAGCTTCTGTTACTCCTGTTCCAGGAACTACTCTAAATCTCCTCAAATTCCCCATTACGAGACCCGATCCTTCTAGAATGAATGAAAGGACTTCTCGTCTTGCAAGGGATGCTAGTATTCTTTCAGTAATTGAAAAACAGCGAATGCAAGAATTAATTGTATCCAAAGACTTGAAATATGCTGCGCCTGTAGGTTTAGTCGGACGAACTTTTGGTCAGGACAAAAGCATAAATGTTATGGACTTTAGCTTCACTGGTGGAAATAAAGTGGAAGAAATTTTACCGAAAAGACTAAATCCAAAAAGTCATGATTTTGCTGATGGTAGATGGTTCTATGATACTCCAG GTACAGTCTCACATGATCAagtcattaatttattaactcAAGAAGAATTGCAAACTATTTTACCGCAACATACTATTCAACCTCGTTCTTTTCTTATACGCATTGGCCAGAGTGTGTTATTGGGAGGCATTGCGAGATTAGATGTCGTTCAAGGGCCTGATATTACAAAGTTTCGTCATCCTCTTCGAATAACTGTATTTTGCTCATCAGCTTTACCAATTAATATCCTTGAGACATgttatgttgaaaaatttatacaaaaatattcccATCAGCTAAAAGTACCTTCTGCAAACAAATCTCGTTTGGCTAAGCTACCCAAAATGGATTTTAAGGAGTTTGTTGCTGATTCATCAAAGCAAGAAACTTGTGTGGACATTGTTCTCAGTTCCATTGGATGGATCTCTTGTTTTCCAATGCGTCAATATGCTTTTGATTTAAAAGCATGGACTCCTGGTGCCAAAGGACTTGACTTAAGGAATCCAGCTCTTTTACCTTACGCTTATTATCTTCGAGGAAATCGGATTAATGGAACGCCTACCTTTAAAAACGAAGATATCTTTCTACCCAAATGA
- the LOC121127909 gene encoding nitric oxide-associated protein 1 isoform X2 codes for MFRFGTPNPSIRPSKIPCGGCGAHLHCSDSKMPGYLPSELFEKRILTVCQRCYVLKRYNVALKLNVSPEDYPKTIEHIKNEKEALIVLVVDMADYPSSVWPGILDIIGSNKPIILVGNKIDLLPQDSTNYLQHVEHCMVNGFRTKCSKNDLTFNIVDKVLISAMTGYNVETLIDKIFKNIYSPRNKILSKETRQASIKKIYLIGSTNVGKSSIFNMLMDSDLCKVQAHDKVEKASVTPVPGTTLNLLKFPITRPDPSRMNERTSRLARDASILSVIEKQRMQELIVSKDLKYAAPVGLVGRTFGQDKSINVMDFSFTGGNKVEEILPKRLNPKSHDFADGRWFYDTPGTVSHDQVINLLTQEELQTILPQHTIQPRSFLIRIGQSVLLGGIARLDVVQGPDITKFRHPLRITVFCSSALPINILETCYVEKFIQKYSHQLKVPSANKSRLAKLPKMDFKEFVADSSKQETCVDIVLSSIGWISCFPMRQYAFDLKAWTPGAKGLDLRNPALLPYAYYLRGNRINGTPTFKNEDIFLPK; via the exons ATGTTTCGGTTTGGAACTCCTAATCCTTCTATTCGTCCATCTAAAATCCCATGTGGAGGATGTGGAGCTCACTTACACTGTTCTGATTCTAAAATGCCAGGATATCTTCCCTCagagttatttgaaaaaagaatattgacTGTTTGTCAAAGATGCTATGTTCTTAAACGATACAATGTGGCATTAAAACTAAATGTAAGCCCGGAAGATTATCCAAAAACGATAGagcacataaaaaatgaaaaagaggCTCTTATTGTTTTAGTTGTGGACATGGCTGATTATCCATCATCCGTATGGCCTGGGATTCTGGATATCATAG GTTCGAATAAACCTATTATTTTGGTTGGTAATAAGATTGATCTTCTCCCTCAAGACAGTACAAATTACCTACAGCATGTAGAACATTGCATGGTAAATGGTTTTAGGACAAAGTGTAGTAAAAATGatcttacttttaatattgTTGACAAAGTACTCATTAGTGCAATGACGGGATATAATGTTGAGACgctaattgataaaatatttaaaaatatttattctccacggaataaaatattatctaaggAGACTAGACAGGccagcataaaaaaaatatacttgataGGCTCAACAAATGTAGGGAAAAGCTCAATTTTTAATATGCTTATGGATTCGGATCTCTGTAAAGTACAGGCTCATGATAAAGTCGAGAAAGCTTCTGTTACTCCTGTTCCAGGAACTACTCTAAATCTCCTCAAATTCCCCATTACGAGACCCGATCCTTCTAGAATGAATGAAAGGACTTCTCGTCTTGCAAGGGATGCTAGTATTCTTTCAGTAATTGAAAAACAGCGAATGCAAGAATTAATTGTATCCAAAGACTTGAAATATGCTGCGCCTGTAGGTTTAGTCGGACGAACTTTTGGTCAGGACAAAAGCATAAATGTTATGGACTTTAGCTTCACTGGTGGAAATAAAGTGGAAGAAATTTTACCGAAAAGACTAAATCCAAAAAGTCATGATTTTGCTGATGGTAGATGGTTCTATGATACTCCAG GTACAGTCTCACATGATCAagtcattaatttattaactcAAGAAGAATTGCAAACTATTTTACCGCAACATACTATTCAACCTCGTTCTTTTCTTATACGCATTGGCCAGAGTGTGTTATTGGGAGGCATTGCGAGATTAGATGTCGTTCAAGGGCCTGATATTACAAAGTTTCGTCATCCTCTTCGAATAACTGTATTTTGCTCATCAGCTTTACCAATTAATATCCTTGAGACATgttatgttgaaaaatttatacaaaaatattcccATCAGCTAAAAGTACCTTCTGCAAACAAATCTCGTTTGGCTAAGCTACCCAAAATGGATTTTAAGGAGTTTGTTGCTGATTCATCAAAGCAAGAAACTTGTGTGGACATTGTTCTCAGTTCCATTGGATGGATCTCTTGTTTTCCAATGCGTCAATATGCTTTTGATTTAAAAGCATGGACTCCTGGTGCCAAAGGACTTGACTTAAGGAATCCAGCTCTTTTACCTTACGCTTATTATCTTCGAGGAAATCGGATTAATGGAACGCCTACCTTTAAAAACGAAGATATCTTTCTACCCAAATGA